Proteins from a genomic interval of Actinomycetota bacterium:
- a CDS encoding potassium channel family protein has protein sequence MTTPRRRVVEAVLRATLTSTVLVVLYYRLPFTAVVDASTFVLLAAGLALFAAVITWQVRSILRSAYPALRAIEALGAAIPLFLLVFAAAYVKLADTQAEAFTEPLSRTDALYFTITVFATVGFGDIAPVTDAARITTMVQMVGDLLVVGLVLRLMLGAVKQGRERRAGAAGASDSPDRGDAGPPAPPYLAKHDGPGT, from the coding sequence GTGACGACACCCCGGCGGCGGGTGGTCGAGGCGGTGCTGCGGGCCACGCTGACCTCGACCGTGCTGGTGGTGCTGTACTACCGCCTGCCCTTCACGGCCGTCGTCGACGCCTCCACGTTCGTGCTGCTGGCCGCCGGGCTGGCGCTGTTCGCCGCCGTCATCACCTGGCAGGTCCGGTCGATCCTGCGGTCGGCCTACCCGGCCCTGCGGGCCATCGAGGCCCTGGGCGCCGCCATCCCCCTGTTCCTGCTGGTGTTCGCGGCCGCCTACGTGAAACTGGCCGACACCCAGGCGGAGGCCTTCACCGAGCCCTTGAGCCGCACCGACGCCCTCTACTTCACGATCACGGTGTTCGCCACCGTCGGGTTCGGCGACATCGCCCCCGTCACCGACGCCGCCCGCATCACCACCATGGTCCAGATGGTGGGCGACCTGCTGGTGGTGGGCCTGGTCCTGCGGCTCATGCTCGGCGCCGTCAAGCAGGGCCGCGAGCGGCGGGCCGGGGCGGCCGGAGCGTCCGATTCACCCGATCGGGGGGATGCTGGCCCGCCCGCACCGCCGTACCTTGCCAAGCACGACGGGCCAGGGACCTGA
- a CDS encoding DUF1269 domain-containing protein — MADLLAIGYPDETTALAAMDEVGRLERDLIIQPDAVAAIVRNREGKLRVTTNHHAVGAGATWGMFWGMLFGMLFFVPFFGMAVGAGLGALMGKVEKTGIDKEFQDQVRDMLKPGTSALFLVVEKVTPDKAVEGLRQYGGTVLKSSLSKDAEAQLQGALHGEETSA, encoded by the coding sequence ATGGCAGACCTGTTGGCGATCGGGTATCCCGACGAGACCACGGCCCTGGCCGCGATGGACGAGGTCGGCCGCCTCGAGCGGGACCTCATCATCCAGCCCGACGCGGTGGCGGCGATCGTCCGCAACCGCGAGGGCAAGCTGCGGGTCACCACCAACCACCACGCGGTGGGGGCGGGAGCGACCTGGGGGATGTTCTGGGGCATGCTGTTCGGCATGCTGTTCTTCGTCCCGTTCTTCGGGATGGCGGTCGGCGCCGGCCTCGGGGCCCTGATGGGCAAGGTGGAGAAGACCGGGATCGACAAGGAGTTCCAGGACCAGGTCCGGGACATGCTCAAGCCCGGCACCTCGGCCCTGTTCCTGGTCGTGGAGAAGGTGACCCCGGACAAGGCGGTCGAGGGCCTGCGCCAGTACGGCGGGACGGTCCTGAAGTCGTCGCTGTCCAAGGACGCCGAGGCCCAGCTCCAGGGCGCCCTGCACGGCGAGGAGACGAGCGCCTGA
- a CDS encoding ATP-binding protein — protein sequence MTERLAPAALRELFLFERLSDDQLAWLAERGEVAAYEAGTTIYRVGEPATCLYVLLEGTLSLVMRAPGGEIEVNRTDHRGTYAGAFFAYLDLPMARSYGTGLRAVTDCRFWVLSAEDFGRAVREWFPMATHMLEGFAIQGMGSQQTLSTRERLVALGTVTAGLTHELNNPATAAARATATLAERLHGLWDELAALAGGGLDGGRLAELVALVRQAAAGRADQAPLSPLGASDREDELGGWLEEHGVTGAWDLAPPLVAAGVGTGWLERVAAAIPAEALPHAVGLAAITCEAESLLDEVGQASARISALIGAAKQYSQMDRSPLQQVDVHDGLESTLTMLKHKLETGIEVVRDYDRSLPELPAYAGELNQVWTNLVDNAVDAMGGMDGTGRLTVRTAREGDHVLVEIGDNGAGIPEAAAAHVLEPFYTTKPVGQGTGLGLDISWRIVVQRHHGDLRFTSAPGDTRFQVLLPLTQNG from the coding sequence GTGACCGAGCGCCTCGCTCCCGCCGCCCTCCGCGAGCTGTTCCTGTTCGAACGGTTGAGCGACGATCAGCTGGCCTGGCTGGCCGAGCGGGGCGAGGTCGCCGCCTACGAGGCCGGCACCACGATCTACCGCGTCGGTGAGCCCGCGACCTGCCTGTACGTGCTCCTGGAGGGCACCCTGTCGCTGGTCATGCGGGCCCCCGGCGGCGAGATCGAGGTGAACCGGACCGACCACCGCGGCACCTACGCCGGGGCGTTCTTTGCCTACCTCGACCTGCCGATGGCGCGCTCCTACGGCACCGGGCTGCGTGCCGTGACCGACTGCCGCTTCTGGGTGCTGTCCGCCGAGGACTTCGGCCGGGCGGTGCGGGAGTGGTTCCCGATGGCCACCCACATGCTGGAGGGGTTCGCCATCCAGGGGATGGGCTCCCAGCAGACGCTCAGCACGCGCGAGCGGCTGGTCGCCCTCGGCACCGTCACCGCCGGCCTCACCCACGAGCTGAACAACCCGGCCACGGCCGCCGCCCGGGCCACGGCCACCCTGGCCGAGCGTCTGCACGGCCTCTGGGATGAGCTGGCCGCCCTCGCCGGGGGCGGCCTCGACGGGGGGCGGCTGGCCGAGCTGGTCGCCCTCGTCCGCCAGGCCGCCGCCGGCCGCGCCGACCAGGCGCCGCTGTCGCCGCTGGGGGCCTCCGACCGCGAGGACGAGCTGGGCGGCTGGCTGGAGGAGCACGGCGTCACCGGCGCCTGGGACCTGGCCCCGCCGCTGGTCGCGGCCGGGGTCGGCACCGGCTGGCTGGAGCGGGTCGCCGCCGCGATCCCGGCCGAGGCGCTGCCCCACGCCGTCGGGCTCGCCGCCATCACCTGCGAGGCCGAGAGCCTGCTGGACGAGGTCGGCCAGGCGTCCGCCCGCATCTCGGCCCTGATCGGCGCGGCCAAGCAGTACAGCCAGATGGACCGCAGCCCGCTCCAGCAGGTCGACGTCCACGACGGACTCGAGTCGACCCTGACGATGCTCAAGCACAAGCTGGAGACGGGCATCGAGGTGGTCCGGGACTACGACCGGTCGCTGCCCGAGCTGCCCGCCTACGCCGGCGAGCTCAACCAGGTCTGGACCAACCTGGTCGACAACGCCGTCGACGCCATGGGGGGCATGGACGGCACCGGCCGGCTGACCGTGCGCACGGCCCGGGAGGGCGACCACGTGCTGGTCGAGATCGGCGACAACGGCGCCGGCATCCCCGAGGCGGCGGCCGCCCACGTCCTCGAGCCCTTCTACACCACCAAGCCGGTCGGCCAGGGCACCGGCCTGGGACTCGACATCAGCTGGCGGATCGTCGTCCAGCGCCACCACGGCGACCTGCGCTTCACCTCGGCCCCGGGCGACACCCGCTTCCAGGTCCTGCTGCCGCTCACCCAGAACGGGTGA
- a CDS encoding FAD-dependent oxidoreductase, giving the protein METSKPVLLTVDDDPGVSRAVARDLRRRYGQDHRVVRAESGPQALEALREIKLRGDPVAVLLADYRMPEMSGLEFLEQAMDLFPNARRALLTAYADTDAAIQAINVIDLDHYLLKPWEPPDEKLYPVVDELIELWRDTGDQQAGATRVVGHRWSARSYEVRDFLARNSVAYRWLTADDPEGRRLLEAAGLDEAGVPLVVTPEGDALVDPGVEELAARVGLPTTPATGFYDTVIVGGGPAGLGAAVYAASEGLRTVLVEREATGGQAGQSARIENYLGFPDGVSGAQLTDRARRQAGKFGAEVLTAATVTGLEARGSSRVVRFADGGEVAAHTVVLATGVSYHTLKVPGVAELTGRGIFYGSAATEAPACADEDVYVVGGANSAGQAAVFLSRHARRVTLLVRADGLERSMSHYLIRQIRDTANIQVRTNTEVAGVEGTEHLEGLRLCDAATGEVEEVPAAFLFVFIGAAPCTDWLDKVVERDARGFVVTGPDLLRGGRRPRGWPLDRDPYYLEGSVPGVFAAGDARANSVKRVASAVGEGAMAIQLVHRYLEAQ; this is encoded by the coding sequence ATGGAGACCAGCAAACCGGTCCTGCTCACGGTCGACGACGACCCCGGGGTGTCGCGCGCCGTCGCCCGCGACCTGCGCCGCCGCTACGGGCAGGACCACCGTGTCGTCCGGGCCGAGTCGGGTCCGCAGGCGCTGGAGGCGCTGCGCGAGATCAAGCTCCGCGGCGACCCGGTGGCGGTGCTGCTGGCCGACTACCGGATGCCGGAGATGAGCGGCCTGGAGTTCCTGGAGCAGGCCATGGACCTGTTCCCGAACGCCCGGCGGGCGTTGCTCACCGCCTACGCCGACACCGACGCCGCCATCCAGGCGATCAACGTGATCGACCTCGACCACTACCTGCTGAAGCCGTGGGAACCCCCCGACGAGAAGCTCTATCCGGTGGTGGACGAGCTGATCGAGCTGTGGCGCGACACCGGGGACCAGCAGGCCGGCGCGACCCGGGTCGTGGGGCACCGCTGGTCGGCGCGGTCCTACGAGGTGCGGGACTTCCTGGCCCGCAACTCGGTGGCGTACCGCTGGCTCACCGCCGACGACCCCGAGGGCCGGCGGCTGCTCGAGGCGGCCGGGCTCGACGAGGCCGGCGTCCCCCTGGTCGTCACCCCCGAGGGCGACGCCCTGGTCGACCCGGGCGTGGAGGAGCTGGCGGCCCGGGTCGGGCTGCCGACCACCCCGGCCACCGGCTTCTACGACACCGTCATCGTCGGCGGCGGCCCCGCCGGGCTGGGTGCGGCCGTGTACGCCGCCTCCGAGGGGCTGCGAACCGTCCTGGTCGAGCGGGAGGCCACCGGCGGGCAGGCCGGCCAGAGCGCCCGGATCGAGAACTACCTCGGCTTCCCCGACGGGGTCAGCGGCGCCCAGCTCACCGACCGGGCCCGCCGCCAGGCCGGCAAGTTCGGGGCCGAGGTCCTCACCGCCGCCACCGTCACCGGCCTGGAGGCCCGCGGCTCGTCCCGGGTGGTCCGCTTCGCCGACGGCGGCGAGGTCGCCGCCCACACCGTGGTCCTGGCCACCGGGGTCAGCTACCACACCCTGAAGGTGCCCGGCGTGGCCGAGCTCACCGGCCGCGGGATCTTCTACGGGTCGGCCGCGACCGAGGCCCCGGCCTGCGCCGACGAGGACGTGTACGTCGTCGGGGGCGCCAACTCCGCCGGCCAGGCGGCCGTGTTCCTGTCCCGGCACGCCCGGCGGGTCACCCTGCTGGTCCGCGCCGACGGCCTGGAGCGCTCCATGTCCCACTACCTCATCCGCCAGATCCGCGACACCGCCAACATCCAGGTACGGACCAACACCGAGGTCGCCGGAGTGGAGGGGACCGAGCACCTGGAGGGCCTGCGACTCTGCGACGCCGCCACCGGCGAGGTCGAGGAGGTGCCGGCGGCCTTCCTGTTCGTGTTCATCGGGGCGGCGCCCTGCACCGACTGGCTCGACAAGGTGGTGGAGCGCGACGCCAGGGGCTTCGTCGTCACCGGCCCGGACCTGCTTCGCGGCGGCCGGCGGCCGCGCGGCTGGCCGCTGGACCGCGACCCCTACTACCTGGAGGGCAGCGTCCCGGGCGTGTTCGCCGCCGGCGACGCCCGCGCCAACTCGGTGAAGCGGGTCGCCTCGGCGGTGGGGGAGGGCGCCATGGCCATCCAGCTCGTCCACCGCTACCTGGAGGCCCAGTGA
- a CDS encoding maleylpyruvate isomerase family mycothiol-dependent enzyme, translating into MARLDHDRCCDEVVTQTMLLRDTVSGADLSQVVPTTPDWTLGDLARHVGGNLLAGEQAVRTGTAVTEPERQVPGHGGPAGDDPAALDAWLAEAAERFAETLRKAGPATEAQIWVVRWPTAAWARRAAHDVVVHRADAAGAVGAAYLVDPEVAADAVDEFLDLLSNPQVAGSGDGGGDAGLRGTVHLHATDTPPGLASEWLVELEPPTFSWRLAHEKATVAVRAPVADVLRVVTRRLPPGDGAVEVLGDRALLDAWLERLVLR; encoded by the coding sequence ATGGCGCGCCTGGACCACGACCGCTGCTGCGACGAGGTCGTCACCCAGACCATGCTGCTCAGGGACACGGTCTCGGGCGCCGACCTGTCGCAGGTGGTGCCCACCACGCCCGACTGGACCCTGGGCGACCTGGCCCGCCACGTCGGCGGCAACCTCCTGGCGGGCGAGCAGGCCGTCCGCACCGGCACGGCCGTCACCGAGCCGGAGCGGCAGGTCCCGGGCCACGGCGGCCCGGCCGGCGACGACCCGGCGGCGCTGGACGCCTGGCTGGCCGAGGCGGCCGAGCGGTTCGCCGAGACGCTGCGCAAGGCCGGGCCCGCCACCGAGGCCCAGATCTGGGTGGTCCGCTGGCCCACCGCCGCCTGGGCCCGCCGCGCCGCCCACGACGTGGTCGTCCACCGCGCCGACGCCGCCGGGGCGGTCGGCGCCGCCTACCTGGTCGACCCGGAGGTGGCCGCCGACGCCGTCGACGAGTTCCTCGACCTGCTGAGCAATCCCCAGGTCGCCGGGTCCGGGGACGGCGGCGGGGACGCCGGACTCCGCGGGACCGTGCACCTGCATGCCACCGACACGCCTCCCGGGCTGGCGTCGGAGTGGCTGGTCGAGCTGGAGCCCCCCACGTTCAGCTGGCGCCTGGCCCACGAGAAGGCGACCGTGGCCGTCCGCGCCCCGGTCGCCGACGTGCTCCGGGTCGTGACCCGCCGCCTGCCGCCCGGTGACGGCGCCGTCGAGGTCCTCGGCGACCGGGCCCTGCTCGACGCCTGGCTGGAGCGGCTCGTCCTTCGCTGA
- a CDS encoding RNA-binding S4 domain-containing protein: MDKVRVDRWLWAVRLTKTRSGAAQACRAGHVQVNGARAKPAATVKEGDTVRLRVGDRERVVEVVRPIETRVGAGPAAECLIDRSPPPPPRDPQAWPGRRDPGMGRPTKRDRRQLDRTRGRRG, encoded by the coding sequence GTGGACAAGGTCCGGGTCGACCGCTGGCTGTGGGCGGTGCGGCTGACCAAGACCCGGTCCGGGGCGGCCCAGGCCTGCCGGGCCGGGCACGTGCAGGTCAACGGGGCCCGGGCCAAGCCGGCGGCCACCGTCAAGGAGGGCGACACGGTCCGCCTCCGGGTCGGCGACCGGGAACGGGTCGTCGAGGTCGTGCGGCCGATCGAGACCCGGGTCGGGGCCGGTCCGGCGGCCGAGTGCCTGATCGACCGCAGCCCGCCGCCACCGCCCCGCGACCCTCAGGCGTGGCCGGGCCGCCGCGACCCCGGCATGGGCCGCCCGACAAAGCGCGACCGGCGCCAGCTCGACCGCACCCGCGGCCGCCGCGGCTGA
- a CDS encoding SPFH domain-containing protein encodes MEVVAVVAFVAALLAALVVVRSVRIVPQARARNVERLGRYYKTLEPGLNFVIPFVDRVRPTIDLREQVVSFQPQPVITEDNLVVNIDTVLYFHVTDARAAAYEISNFIQAAEQLTVTTLRNVIGGMDLEQTLTSREKINSELRGVLDEATGKWGIRVNRVEIKAIDPPAPIKQAMEKQMRADRDKRAAILTAEGVRQSQILTAEGEKQSAILRAEGERQSAILKAEGQAQAIETVFQAVHQNDADPKLLAWQYLQTLPQLAKGEGSTFWVIPSEVTSALRSISRAFGEGEEPGRAPESRRIQPPYDAR; translated from the coding sequence ATGGAAGTCGTCGCCGTCGTCGCCTTCGTCGCCGCGCTGCTGGCGGCGCTGGTGGTGGTCCGCTCGGTGCGGATCGTGCCCCAGGCGCGGGCCCGGAACGTGGAGCGGCTGGGCCGCTACTACAAGACCCTGGAGCCCGGTCTCAACTTCGTCATCCCGTTCGTCGACCGGGTGCGGCCCACGATCGACCTGCGCGAGCAGGTGGTGTCGTTCCAGCCCCAGCCGGTGATCACCGAGGACAACCTCGTGGTCAACATCGACACGGTGCTGTACTTCCACGTCACCGACGCCCGGGCCGCGGCCTACGAGATCTCCAACTTCATCCAGGCGGCCGAGCAGCTCACCGTGACCACCCTGCGCAACGTGATCGGCGGCATGGATCTGGAGCAGACGCTGACCTCCCGGGAGAAGATCAACAGCGAGCTGCGGGGCGTGCTCGACGAGGCCACCGGCAAGTGGGGGATCCGGGTCAACCGGGTGGAGATCAAGGCCATCGACCCGCCGGCCCCGATCAAGCAGGCGATGGAGAAGCAGATGCGGGCCGACCGTGACAAGCGGGCGGCCATCCTGACCGCCGAGGGCGTGCGCCAGTCGCAGATCCTGACCGCCGAGGGGGAGAAGCAGAGCGCCATCCTGCGGGCCGAGGGCGAGCGCCAGTCGGCCATCCTCAAGGCCGAGGGGCAGGCCCAGGCGATCGAGACCGTGTTCCAGGCCGTGCACCAGAACGACGCCGACCCCAAGCTGCTGGCCTGGCAGTACCTCCAGACCCTGCCCCAGCTGGCCAAGGGTGAGGGCAGCACCTTCTGGGTCATCCCGAGCGAGGTCACCTCGGCCCTGCGGTCGATCAGCCGCGCCTTCGGCGAGGGCGAGGAGCCGGGTCGCGCCCCGGAGAGCAGGCGGATCCAGCCGCCGTACGACGCCCGCTGA
- a CDS encoding NfeD family protein, producing MESVVWIILAAILGVAELLTLTAALGLLAVAALAAAGAAALGLDVFWQGVTFAVVAVAGLVGIRPLVRRQLRPRFGPQHRFGVAALVGRQARVVQEVTGHAGRVRIGGEEWSARAYDETLVIPPGTTVDVIEIEGATALVYPRE from the coding sequence ATGGAATCGGTTGTCTGGATCATTCTCGCGGCGATCCTCGGGGTCGCCGAGTTGCTCACGTTGACGGCCGCGCTGGGCCTGCTGGCCGTGGCGGCGCTGGCCGCGGCCGGGGCGGCGGCGCTGGGGCTCGACGTGTTCTGGCAGGGCGTCACCTTCGCCGTGGTGGCCGTGGCCGGGCTGGTCGGGATCCGGCCGCTGGTCAGGCGGCAGCTCCGCCCCAGGTTCGGGCCGCAGCACCGGTTCGGGGTGGCGGCGCTGGTGGGGCGGCAGGCCCGGGTGGTGCAGGAGGTCACCGGCCATGCCGGGCGGGTGCGGATCGGCGGCGAGGAGTGGTCGGCCCGGGCCTACGACGAGACCCTGGTGATCCCGCCCGGGACCACCGTTGACGTGATCGAGATCGAGGGGGCGACCGCCCTCGTGTACCCGCGGGAGTGA
- a CDS encoding CGNR zinc finger domain-containing protein: MDVAELPLVGGHPALDLVNTVERGTPAPGGQPLDYLTDPPALLRWARRVSMVDEAEVGAVTDSWERDPSSAHAALAAVRDVREALHVALLAAIGAVPSDTGTVAGALERLHSRWAAAVGRSRLVLEPEGAAAAQLAVGATPGPLVPDRAAAAAVDVLRTAELARLRRCPPDAGGCGWVFLDQSRNGSRRWCRMADCGTTAKARRLTERRRAARAPLPK, translated from the coding sequence ATGGATGTTGCCGAACTCCCGCTCGTCGGCGGGCACCCGGCGCTCGATCTGGTGAACACCGTCGAGCGCGGGACGCCGGCTCCGGGCGGCCAACCGCTGGACTACCTGACCGATCCGCCGGCGCTGCTGCGCTGGGCACGGCGCGTGAGCATGGTCGACGAGGCGGAGGTCGGTGCCGTCACCGACAGCTGGGAGCGGGACCCGAGTTCAGCGCACGCCGCCCTGGCGGCCGTCCGAGACGTCCGGGAAGCGCTCCACGTGGCCCTGCTGGCGGCGATCGGTGCGGTCCCATCCGACACCGGGACCGTCGCCGGCGCCTTGGAGCGGCTGCACAGCAGGTGGGCTGCCGCGGTCGGACGCTCCCGGCTGGTGCTCGAACCCGAGGGGGCGGCCGCGGCCCAGCTGGCTGTCGGGGCGACGCCGGGGCCACTGGTCCCTGACCGCGCCGCCGCCGCCGCCGTGGACGTGCTTCGCACGGCCGAGCTGGCCCGCCTGCGGCGCTGCCCCCCCGATGCCGGGGGCTGCGGCTGGGTCTTCCTGGACCAGAGCCGCAACGGCTCGCGCCGGTGGTGCCGGATGGCCGACTGCGGAACAACGGCCAAGGCCCGCCGTCTCACCGAGCGTCGACGCGCCGCCCGGGCGCCTTTACCAAAGTAG
- a CDS encoding MFS transporter produces the protein MTGRRSTATAVAALLALAVAAFTYVTAETLPIGLLLLMTADLDVAPSAVGLLVTYYGLVVVVASLPLTHVTRRVPRRQLLAGLLAVSVLATWVSAAASSYWVLLAARVVTALSQALFWSIVVPTAAGLFPPRVRGRVIAVVFAGSSLAAVLGLPVGTWLGQQAGWRTAFLGLSAFGLAAMVTIATCLPTAMPGGGHAARGTTPDARRYLTLMAMTILATTGTFAAFTYVAPFLTEVSQFPAAATGPLLLVRGVAGIVGVAVGGALVDRSPWAAMLIPVTAQATALLGLYALGATPVAAAGLVALSGLSFAALTTALASRVLQVAPGSADLAAAGASTAVNVGITAGALIGSILLPGLGVRSTALVGGLLSLAALGVALCEPLVAANGRMRVTICPRFLAGGAGGRAAASG, from the coding sequence ATGACTGGGAGGCGCAGCACCGCAACGGCGGTCGCGGCCCTGCTGGCGCTGGCGGTGGCCGCCTTCACCTACGTCACCGCCGAGACCTTGCCGATCGGCCTGCTCCTGCTCATGACGGCGGACCTGGACGTCGCTCCGTCGGCCGTCGGCCTGCTGGTGACCTACTACGGGCTGGTCGTCGTGGTCGCCTCCCTCCCGCTCACCCACGTGACCCGGCGGGTGCCGCGCCGGCAGCTGCTGGCCGGCCTGTTGGCCGTGTCCGTCCTGGCCACCTGGGTGTCGGCCGCTGCCTCCAGCTACTGGGTGCTGCTCGCCGCCCGGGTGGTCACCGCGCTGAGCCAGGCGCTGTTCTGGTCGATCGTGGTCCCGACGGCCGCCGGGCTCTTCCCGCCGCGAGTACGCGGCCGGGTGATCGCGGTGGTGTTCGCCGGAAGCTCACTGGCCGCCGTCCTGGGCCTGCCGGTGGGGACCTGGCTCGGCCAGCAGGCCGGCTGGCGGACCGCGTTCCTGGGGCTGAGCGCGTTCGGGCTTGCGGCGATGGTCACCATCGCCACCTGCCTGCCGACCGCCATGCCGGGAGGCGGCCACGCCGCCCGCGGAACCACCCCGGATGCGCGCCGCTACCTGACGCTGATGGCGATGACCATCTTGGCCACCACCGGCACGTTCGCCGCCTTCACCTACGTCGCACCGTTCCTCACCGAGGTCAGCCAGTTCCCGGCGGCGGCGACCGGGCCGTTGCTGCTGGTTCGTGGCGTGGCGGGCATCGTCGGGGTCGCCGTCGGCGGGGCCCTGGTCGACCGCAGCCCATGGGCGGCGATGCTCATCCCGGTCACGGCCCAGGCCACGGCGCTGCTCGGCCTCTACGCCCTGGGCGCGACACCGGTCGCCGCCGCCGGGCTGGTCGCGCTGTCAGGGCTGTCGTTCGCCGCCCTGACCACCGCCCTGGCCAGCCGGGTCCTCCAGGTCGCGCCGGGCAGCGCCGACCTGGCGGCCGCCGGCGCGTCCACCGCGGTCAACGTCGGCATCACCGCCGGCGCGTTGATCGGCAGCATCCTGCTGCCCGGCCTCGGTGTCCGCAGCACCGCCCTCGTCGGCGGCCTGCTGAGCCTCGCCGCCCTCGGCGTCGCCCTCTGCGAGCCGCTGGTCGCCGCCAACGGCCGCATGCGGGTAACCATCTGCCCTCGTTTCCTGGCAGGCGGTGCTGGCGGGCGAGCAGCAGCCTCGGGCTGA